GAGCCGCCGCGCGCCGCGACGGCGCCGCATCATCGTGTGAGCCGTTCGCGAAAGGCCTGCGTTTCGGCGAGCGCGGGGAAGGGCGTCACGGGGCGTGGCGGATTCTCCGGTGGCTGCAATTCCTTCTGCCACACGCCCACATCCCACCATTGGCCCAGCTTGTAACCGCTGCTGCGCCACACGCCTGCCGGCGTGAAACCCATGGCATCGTGCATCGCCACGCTGCTTTCGCCAGGCAGGGTGATCACGCCCACGGCCTGGTTGATGCCTTGCAGCTTCATCACATCCAACAGGACGCCGTAGAGGCGGCGCGCGATGCCGCGGCGGCGCGCATCGGCGTGAACGTAGATGGACGTCTCGGCGATCCAGTCGTAGGCCGCGCGTTCGCGAAAACGACTGGCATAGGCGTAGGCCAGCACCCGGCCGTCTTCTTCCCACACCAGCCACGGGTATTGTCGCAGTCGCGTCACGATGCGCTCGCGCATCGCGTCGACGCCCGGCAGTTCGTTCTCGAAGGTTTCCACGCCGTGCAGCACCGAGGGCGTATAGATATCGTGTGCGGCCGCGGCGTCATCGGGGCGGGCGATGCGGATCATGCGAGCGATTTCTCCATGCAGATGCTGAGAGGGTTGGCGCGGTGGTCGCCGAACGGCGGACAGCGCCGGTAGCCGGCGCGTTCGTAGAGTTCGAGCGCTTCGGTCTGCGCCGTGCCCGTTTCCAGGCGAATCGTGGTGTTGCCGCTGCGCCTCACTTCGCGCTCCAGTGCTTCCAGCAACTGCTTGCCGAGCCCGAGGCCGCGGCAGGCGGGCAGCACGTACATGCGCTTCACTTCCACGTAGTCCTCATGCCGCACGCAGGCACCGCAGGCCACCGGCGTGCCGTCCACGCGCGCGGTGAGGAAGGTGACGTTGGGCTGCGTAAGCTCATCCACCGATACGGGATGGATATTGCCAGTGGGGTACAGCTCGGTGAGATAGCCATCCAATTGCAGGATCAACGGGGCGACATCGGTAGCAGTCGGGTCGTCGACGTCGAACTGCAGGGCGGGCGGGTTCAACATGATTCGTACTTCCAGTTGCGGCGCTTGCCTTCGGCCAGCCACTCCAGCGTGGTGGCCAGGCGCTTCTGGCGCGTGGCATCCGTCCTGGCTTCGTTGATCCAGTCGATGTACTCGCGCTGTGCGCCAGGCGGAAAACCTTCGAAGACCCTGCGCGATGCGCCGTGCTTGCGCTGGGCGAGCGCCGCGGCCAGATCATCCGGCACCACCGCTGGTGGCTTGGCCGTCGCGGTGCGCTTCGGCTTCACGCCGCCATCGATCAGCGACATGGCCTTCTTCACGTATG
The window above is part of the Dyella jiangningensis genome. Proteins encoded here:
- a CDS encoding GNAT family N-acetyltransferase: MLNPPALQFDVDDPTATDVAPLILQLDGYLTELYPTGNIHPVSVDELTQPNVTFLTARVDGTPVACGACVRHEDYVEVKRMYVLPACRGLGLGKQLLEALEREVRRSGNTTIRLETGTAQTEALELYERAGYRRCPPFGDHRANPLSICMEKSLA
- a CDS encoding GNAT family N-acetyltransferase, giving the protein MIRIARPDDAAAAHDIYTPSVLHGVETFENELPGVDAMRERIVTRLRQYPWLVWEEDGRVLAYAYASRFRERAAYDWIAETSIYVHADARRRGIARRLYGVLLDVMKLQGINQAVGVITLPGESSVAMHDAMGFTPAGVWRSSGYKLGQWWDVGVWQKELQPPENPPRPVTPFPALAETQAFRERLTR